The genomic region ATCGTGGCGGCCAAAGCACAAGATAGGCCCGAAAATCGGCGGTCTTTCATGGCAAGCGGGTTGCTGTGGTCATTTAATATCTCTAAACCGTATGATATTAGAATCGATAACTCAGGTTGGCGTTCACATTATGCGTGAGGACTATGTCACCGCCGGTTTCCTGAATGGTTTGCCCAAGATACCCCAGGTCCATGCCTAGCTGCCGGTTGAGCTGGAAACTAAATCCGGCCATCGCGCGGTTTTCGCTGAACCCTGTCGCTCCGAAACTATTGGCATTCAGATGGCAGAGCACCTCGTCGCCCACGTACAGGGACAGTTTGGGATCGATGAATGCCAGGTGAAACTGGAGTGAGGACATTTGTCGCAAACGAATCCCCACGTTGCCCGTAGACTGGTTGACCCGCTCTTCCAGACGGGTGCGGATCTTGGCTGTAAAGCGCGCGACCGGAAAGTCGAACACTAGATCCTGGTAGGGCCGGCTTTCGTGGTAGTCGGTCTTGCCGAGAGAATGATGCCAATCATGGACATAGCCCAGCCAGACGCTGGCGTAGGAATTGACGGAAAAGCCCATCTGCGCGTAGAACTGGTCTTCGTTGAGGCGCCAGGCAGAGGGACTGTCGTCCCGCAGGCGCGTCTGATCGATGAGGGTCCAGCGGAATCCCCGAAGCCCGGGAGAGAAATCGCCGAGCTTTCCGGAAAGAGTGAGCGAACTCCAACTGCCCGCCATGTTTTCCACGGAATCGGCTTTTGCCGTTGCCCCCCACAGGCTGCCCGCCAGCAGGACGAACCCAGCCGATCTGGCGGGCAATTTGTGGAAATGAAGATTGTTTAGCGCTTTGCTAACGATTCCGGACATCGTTGGCATCCGTATTGTTTTGCAAAATTCATAAAAGGGAACGGAGCGAAGCCAGCCGTCCCCTGGATAAATCAAGGCAACACTTTGAGTTGTTTGACCTCCAATTCTTCCGCCTCGCCGAAGTCTTTGTCGAACTCGCCGCTGATTTCCACTCGGGTCTTGGCGTCAAGGGTTTGGCCGGCCGGCAGCAGTTGCGGTTCGATTTCCACGCGCAATTTACCGCTGTCATCGGCAAAGGTGTAATGTTTGCCGCCGTCGTGCGACACCAGCCGGCCGCGTAAGGTCGCGTATTGGTCGTCCGTGCCGGTATCCAGCAATTGCTTGACGGTCATGGCCGGCACATTGCTTGGGCCGGCGTATTCCGCCAGCGCGGCATTGGCAACGAAAGCGAGAATAATCAAGGTCGTTAAGGTCGATAAGCGTTTCATGGCTGCTTCTCCAAATAATCGATAAATGAAAGGCACGTCCCGTACAAACGTGGGTATGCACCGGGATCGTGGCAATCATTTGACCATGCGGCGATGAAGCGAATATGAAGCTAAACGGCGTTTTTTTCCTGCCCGGCGATGGGAAAGTCCAGCACTGCGCTCAAGCCGCGTTGATCGAGGCCGGTCTCGAAATGCAGCGTGGCGCCGTGCAGCGCGGCAATGCGCTCGACGATGGACAGCCCTAGGCCGCTTCCGCTGCGGTCGTTGCCAAGCACCCGAAAGAAACGCCCGGCCAGCCGACTGCGCTGGGATGCTTCGACTCCCGGACCGTCGTCGCGCACCGCCAGACGTATCCCGCCGGCAATATACTTCGCGTCGATGCGCACCCGGCACCCCGGCGGGCAGTAACGTAGCGCGTTGTCGAGTAAATTACGCAACGCGATACGTAACAAATCCGCGTTGCCGACTAATGTCGCCACGCGGCACTCTATGGCCAAGCCGATCTGTCCGGTTTCGGCTTGAGGCAAATGATAGCGGCGTAGTTCGTCAAGCAAATCCGGTAACGCCACAGGTTCGCGCGGCAATGCCGCCGCTTGGGCAGCATCGAAACGGGCCAGTGTCAGCAGATTTTCGATCAGCGCGGTGCAGCGGTCGGTGTCGTGATAGAGCTGGCGTAACGACGGCCGATGCTCGGGATGCTGCCGTTCCAGCAACTGGATCTTCATCCGCAGCGCGGACAGCGGCGTGCGCAGTTCGTGGGCGGCGTCCGCGGTGAAGCGGCGTTCGGCTTGCAGCGCATGGTCCAAACGGCCCAACACGGTATTGAGCGCATTGACGATCGGTTGCAATTCCACCGGTTGCTCGACAACCGCCACCGGCGTCAAGTCTTCCGGCGTCTTGCCGGCGAGGGTCAGCGCCGTTTGTTCGATCGGTCCGATCAACCGGCTGATCGCCAGCCAGATAACCGCACCGAGTAATGCCAGTAACATCATGGCCGGCCAGATCAGATCGTCCGCCAATTCTTCGAGAATTTCGGTGCGTGCTTCCAGCGGCTGGCCGACCTGGACTTCGAGACCGCCGTCTTCGTCGCGCAAGACGAATACCCGCCACGGCGCCATGCCGACCCATGCGGTTCGAAACCCTTTGTGCCGATCGAAATCGGTCACGAACGGTTCATCGGGGCTCGGCCCGGTACGGCGCAATACGCGGTTGTTAGCGACGAGTTGGTAATAAATGCCGGCATGGCGGCGGTCGCGGTCTATCGGGCCGGTATTCGCCACTGCCGGCCCGGATAAGTCGGCTCCCGCCGCGCGAATCAATTGAGCGGCGTCTTCCAGGCCGTCGTCGAACACATCGTTGGTTTCGTCCCAGGCAATATTGACCATGATCGCCAAACTGATCGACCATAACAGCGCGCTGGCCCCCAGCACCGAAACCAACAATCGCCTTCGTAGCGAATAGGGCGAAGGGGAAACGCCGCCGGCCTTGCCGCGCAGCCATTGCAGAAGCCAACCCGTCACGGCGATTCCAGCACATAACCCAGGCCGCGCATCGTGCGGATCAGGCCGTGTCCCAGCTTTTTGCGCAGGTGGTAAATGTGTACTTCGACCGTATTGCTTTCCACTTCCTCGCCCCAGCCATACAGGGCGTCTTCGAGTCGATCGCGGCCGGCCGGCCGGCCGCCGTGCAGCATTAAGGTATGAAGGATGGCGAATTCTCGTGCCGTTAACACAATGGTTGCCCCGTTTTGGGTAACATGCTTACCGGCCGGGTCAAGCGTTATGCCGCCGTGGCGCAGCACGCCGTTGGCCTGCCCGGAGCCGCGCCGGATAGCGGCGCGGAGGCGCGCCGATAATTCTTCCAAGTCGAAAGGTTTCACCAGATAATCGTCGGCGCCGAGATCAAGGCCCGCAATGCGGTCCGACAGGGCGTCGCGGGCGGTAATCAGCAATACCGGCATGTCGTCGCCATGGGCGCGCAGGCCGGAGAGCAAACGGTCGCCGCTCAATCCCGGCAAACCACGGTCGAGTAGTAGACATTGGTAAGATTGGGCGCGCAACGCCAATTCGGCATGGTCGCCGCGTTTAACCCAATCGACCGCATAGCCGTCGAGTTGCAGCCAGGATTGCAGGGTGGCGCCTAACGACGGATCGTCTTCGGCGAGCAGGATACGCATAATTTATCGAAGGCGGGCTATATCGATTTTAAAAGACCTGTTCAAGGATTGATCATTAAAAATGATCCCGTAATTATTGTTAACTTTTTACATCGCACTTGACAACTCTCTTTTTTCGCTCGGAAGTCGACTAATTCAGAGGTTGAAAACCAACAATCTAACGGATTGGATGTTATCGTGTATTTGGAATAAATGAGCTTTTCTTAAGTGTTGAATATAGAATCTATTAATCATTAAATTTTTAAAATAGCATGCAGAATCAATCTATTTTGTTGCCTACGATTATTTGGCCTTATGGTGAAACTTTAATTCGTTTGTCACTGAGTCTGGTATTAGGTTTGTTAATCGGGCTTGAGCGAGAAAGACGCGACAAAGAAGCCGGTCTTAGAACATTCGGATTTATTGGATTACTCGGCGGAATAGGAGGCGCAATGGGGGAAAATTTTGCCTTACTGAGCCTTTTCCTGGTCGGGCTATTGACGTATACCCTAAACATTCAATTATT from Methylosarcina fibrata AML-C10 harbors:
- a CDS encoding DUF2490 domain-containing protein translates to MSGIVSKALNNLHFHKLPARSAGFVLLAGSLWGATAKADSVENMAGSWSSLTLSGKLGDFSPGLRGFRWTLIDQTRLRDDSPSAWRLNEDQFYAQMGFSVNSYASVWLGYVHDWHHSLGKTDYHESRPYQDLVFDFPVARFTAKIRTRLEERVNQSTGNVGIRLRQMSSLQFHLAFIDPKLSLYVGDEVLCHLNANSFGATGFSENRAMAGFSFQLNRQLGMDLGYLGQTIQETGGDIVLTHNVNANLSYRF
- a CDS encoding YgiW/YdeI family stress tolerance OB fold protein, coding for MKRLSTLTTLIILAFVANAALAEYAGPSNVPAMTVKQLLDTGTDDQYATLRGRLVSHDGGKHYTFADDSGKLRVEIEPQLLPAGQTLDAKTRVEISGEFDKDFGEAEELEVKQLKVLP
- a CDS encoding ATP-binding protein, with protein sequence MTGWLLQWLRGKAGGVSPSPYSLRRRLLVSVLGASALLWSISLAIMVNIAWDETNDVFDDGLEDAAQLIRAAGADLSGPAVANTGPIDRDRRHAGIYYQLVANNRVLRRTGPSPDEPFVTDFDRHKGFRTAWVGMAPWRVFVLRDEDGGLEVQVGQPLEARTEILEELADDLIWPAMMLLALLGAVIWLAISRLIGPIEQTALTLAGKTPEDLTPVAVVEQPVELQPIVNALNTVLGRLDHALQAERRFTADAAHELRTPLSALRMKIQLLERQHPEHRPSLRQLYHDTDRCTALIENLLTLARFDAAQAAALPREPVALPDLLDELRRYHLPQAETGQIGLAIECRVATLVGNADLLRIALRNLLDNALRYCPPGCRVRIDAKYIAGGIRLAVRDDGPGVEASQRSRLAGRFFRVLGNDRSGSGLGLSIVERIAALHGATLHFETGLDQRGLSAVLDFPIAGQEKNAV
- a CDS encoding response regulator, which translates into the protein MRILLAEDDPSLGATLQSWLQLDGYAVDWVKRGDHAELALRAQSYQCLLLDRGLPGLSGDRLLSGLRAHGDDMPVLLITARDALSDRIAGLDLGADDYLVKPFDLEELSARLRAAIRRGSGQANGVLRHGGITLDPAGKHVTQNGATIVLTAREFAILHTLMLHGGRPAGRDRLEDALYGWGEEVESNTVEVHIYHLRKKLGHGLIRTMRGLGYVLESP